A window of Haloarcula sp. DT43 genomic DNA:
GACCGCCTCGCCCCACCCAGAGAAGGTGACGGCGTAGAGGGCGAGGAGGACGAGGAGCGCAAAGACTGTCGGCATCACGACCTTCGACATCCGCTCGATGCCGCCGCGAACACCCAGCGACACGATTCCACCGGTGAGGATGGTGGCGATGACGAAGTATCCGACCGGAAGCCAGCCGCTGGTGAAGGTCGAAAACGGCGTCTGCGAGCCGACGAGCCACGAAACGAGAAAGCCGAGCACCCAGCCGGTGAGAACCAGGTAGTAACTCAAGATGAGCAACACTCCACCGACGACGAGCCAGCCGAATGCAGTATAGGAACGATCGATACTCTGAAAGGCCGAGACGACGTCCGTCCTCAGCGTCCGACCCACAGCGAGTTCAAGGACGAGCAGCGGGACAGCGAGTGTGAAGGCAGCCAGTAGATAGGGCACGAGGTATGCCCCGCCACCGTTCGTACCAAGAACTGACGAGAACCGCCAGAGGTTGCCCAAGCCGACTGCTGCCCCGACCGTCGCCAGAAGGAATCCGACTCCCGACGACCACCGTTCTGTTGTCATAGTCTTCCACACAGAACTCAGTCACTTATCAATGAGGACGTGAAAATATAAATACACATTTGGAGACGTTCTCGTATGGCAGTCGAACAACCGAATCAAGCATCGTTCGAGATCACCCACGAGAAAGCGCCGTCAGAATCAGTCATCGCCGGATTCTCGTCCTTTGGACTCGCCGGACTGACCGCCGTCGATTACCTCACTGACCAGCTCGGACTCTCTCAGACGGGACACATCACCACTCGAAAACTCCCGTCAATCACACCGTTCGAAAACGGAACCCCTCGCCACCACACCCGTCTATTCTCCCGCCCGGAGGGCGACGTGACCGTACTGGTCAACGAACTGTTCGTGCCGGTCTGGGCTGCTGATTCCCTCTCGGAGGCGGTACTCGAATGGGCGGATGCCAGTGGTGTCCAGGAGATCACCATCCTTTCGGGCGTCCCCGTCCCTCATGGTCCAGAACAACACCGGACGTACTACGTGGCGACTGAAGACTATCAAGCGGCACACCTACAAGATACGAATGTAGAACCGATGGGAAGTGGATTTCTGGATGGCGTGAACGCGAGTCTCATTGGTCAGGGAATCGACTCTCCACTCCGTGTCGGCGTCCTCCTGACGCCGGCCCATGCCCAGGTGCCGGACGTCGAAGCTGCACTTCGACTGATAGACACCCTCAAACATGTCTTCGACATCGATATCGACACAAGTGCGCTCGAGGGTTTCGCAGCAGAGATAGAACAATACTACCGCGAGCTTGCAGCGCGCCTTGAGGACGTCGACCGAGATCACGTCGCCGAAGATCGGATGTTCATGTGATTGCGTGACAGCAGACCGAGTCCGCCTGAACCGAGTAGCTGGTGGCATCTGCGGCCAGCCGGGACAATCCGAGACTGTCAACTCAACGCTCAAACGAAACTACGGTGCGTTCGTCCGCTCATGGCACTGATAGAAACAATTCCGTGAACTCATTCGCCTGTCTCATTCATAATGTAGACCGGTCACTCTGAACGGCAATACAGTCGAGAAAGGTATCACTCCAGCGTCTCGGAGAATATTCCTGTTAGCACGACGACGGTACCCGCCAGTCCGAACAGGAAACCCACCAGCGGATACGGATACACTCCTTCGAAGAACACGACGAGCAATAACCCGACGAGCGACATCTGTACACCGAGAATCCCGGATTCTACCGTGTTCACAGCCATATGTCTTCGGAGAGACATCAAAATACTTCGGTCAGTAAGGTGAGAATATCTCTGCAGAATTGGATTTCAACAGAGCCCTTTCTCCTGATTGCCGTTGCCAGTGTTAGGTTTCTCGTTGGGAGAACTGTCGCTCAGTCGGATGGCACCGCCACGGGCGGGCCGATGCTCCAGCACGACGCTCGCGTCACGGTGTACACTCCGACAGCATCTGGCCCGATAGAGGGTGTCAGTCCCTGATAGGTGGTCCACACCGACAGGCCGGCCACCAATATCCGGCTGGTCGTCTCAAACGGGACGGTGGACGCCGGCAGTTGCAAAACCTCTGTCGGTGGTCTCTCTCTGCCGGACCTATGGAGGGTTCATGGTGGGCTCCTCGTCTTGGGACGCCGCAGGGTACCGATGTTGAGTGCCTGGTCGAGAAACCAGTCGGCCGAGGCGTAGCGACGCTATCACTCAATACTCCGGCCCTGTTCGAGCA
This region includes:
- a CDS encoding proteasome assembly chaperone family protein produces the protein MAVEQPNQASFEITHEKAPSESVIAGFSSFGLAGLTAVDYLTDQLGLSQTGHITTRKLPSITPFENGTPRHHTRLFSRPEGDVTVLVNELFVPVWAADSLSEAVLEWADASGVQEITILSGVPVPHGPEQHRTYYVATEDYQAAHLQDTNVEPMGSGFLDGVNASLIGQGIDSPLRVGVLLTPAHAQVPDVEAALRLIDTLKHVFDIDIDTSALEGFAAEIEQYYRELAARLEDVDRDHVAEDRMFM